GACCGTACCGCGCCGGGTGCGGCGCGAGCCGATGACTAGAGGACGAGCCCCAGCGGTCGAGGAGCCCGGTGTCCCCGGCGAACACGTCGCTGACCCGCAGCGTCCAGGTTCCGCCAGCGGCGAGGCGGCGGCGTTCACCGTCGCCACCACATCGAAGTTGGCCGCCCGGTCGTACGGCGCGAGCACCTTGATCCGATAGACCCGCCCGTCCGGCGCGACCAGGCCGGCGCCGAGATCACCCCGGTGCGAGTGCACGATCCGGACGGTGACCCGCAGCGCGCCCGGCGCCTTGCCGGTGCGCCCGGTGACCACGATCGAGGATTCGATGGTGCCCTGGTCCGGGATCGGCACGTCGGTCTCGTCGAACGTCCCGCCGGTCGGCGGCACCGAGGTCGGCCCGCTGGTCGTGGGCGGCGCAGGGATCGTCGGCGGCGGCGGGTTCGAGTCGTGGACGGCCCCGGGTTCGGCGACGCACACGGCGGCTGCGGGATGCCCGGCGGCAGCGGGATGATCCGGCACCCAATCGGCGGCTGAGTGGTCGTCGGTGCCGGGGTGGGCGTGGTCGGAGCCGGCGTGGTCGGAGCGGGCGTGCTCGGCGCCGGCGGCCCGGGCGTCGTCAGGTCGCCGGTGAACAACAGTCTGTTCGGGGTGCCGACCGGGACGTCACCGAGCGCGCCCGTCGTCGCCGAGCCGATCAATGCCGCCTTGACCGTCGCCGCACTCGCGCCGGGATGCGTGCTCAGGTAGCGCGCGGCCGCTCCTGCGACGTGCGGGGCGGCCATCGAGGTGCCGCTGATGGTCTGGGTGTCGGTGTCGTTGCGGTCGTTGTCGGACGTGATCCCGTCACCGGGCGCGGTCAGCGCGACGCACCTGCCGAAGTTGGAGGAGTCCGTGAACTGGTCGTCCTGGGTGCTGGCACCGACCGCGATCCCGGTCGGGACCCGGGACGGCGAGGACCGACAGGCGTTCGCCGTGGCGTTGCGGGCCGCGATCGCGTACGTCACACCGCTGGAGATCGAGGTCTGGATCGCCTGGTCCAGCGCGGTCGACTCACCGGCGCCGGCCAGGCGCCGAACTGAGTTGACCGCCGTCCGGCCGGCCGGTGGAATCCTGGCGTGACAGAGTCCGCGGAGCTCCCCGAGCACGCCCAGCGCAACCGTCAGTACTGGGACGACATGGCCGACTCCTGGGTCGAGCCCGGCCGGCGGAACTGGGCGGCGACCGACCCGACCTGGGGCTCCTGGTCGATCCCCGAGTCCGAGCTGCGG
The window above is part of the Mycobacteriales bacterium genome. Proteins encoded here:
- a CDS encoding proprotein convertase P-domain-containing protein: MCVAEPGAVHDSNPPPPTIPAPPTTSGPTSVPPTGGTFDETDVPIPDQGTIESSIVVTGRTGKAPGALRVTVRIVHSHRGDLGAGLVAPDGRVYRIKVLAPYDRAANFDVVATVNAAASPLAEPGRCGSATCSPGTPGSSTAGARPLVIGSRRTRRGTVRREPATPRSGPDCFRLQGVGPTP